Proteins encoded together in one Pseudoalteromonas xiamenensis window:
- the kdsC gene encoding 3-deoxy-manno-octulosonate-8-phosphatase KdsC, which produces MQFAELYQPVSDVVFNKAKKIKLLICDIDGVFSDGRIYLGNHGEELKAFNTKDGFGIKALIQSGVEVAVITGRHSQIVQQRMTSLTVKYIYQGQEDKLIAYADLKAKLGLVDDEIAYIGDDSPDMPVMEKVGFAVAVNDAHPIIRHLSHYTTLLPGGYGAVRELTDLIMLSQNKPLGYQGTSA; this is translated from the coding sequence ATGCAGTTTGCAGAACTATACCAACCTGTTAGCGATGTAGTGTTCAACAAAGCCAAGAAAATCAAATTACTAATCTGTGATATTGATGGTGTATTCTCAGATGGTCGCATCTATTTGGGTAATCATGGTGAAGAACTTAAAGCATTCAACACGAAAGATGGCTTCGGCATCAAAGCCTTGATCCAATCAGGCGTAGAAGTGGCTGTTATCACTGGTCGACATTCACAAATAGTTCAGCAACGCATGACTAGTTTAACCGTAAAGTATATTTATCAAGGTCAAGAAGACAAACTGATTGCTTATGCTGATTTGAAGGCAAAACTGGGGTTGGTCGATGACGAAATTGCTTATATAGGTGATGATTCGCCAGATATGCCAGTAATGGAAAAGGTTGGGTTTGCAGTTGCGGTAAATGATGCACATCCAATCATTCGGCATTTATCACATTACACAACATTGTTACCTGGTGGATATGGCGCAGTTAGAGAACTGACCGATTTAATTATGTTGAGTCAAAATAAGCCATTAGGTTATCAAGGAACCAGTGCATGA
- the lptC gene encoding LPS export ABC transporter periplasmic protein LptC — protein sequence MSHSRALLLVVFLAVMVWLWAPYLSNEQAAQDDRQDVLAQPDYIAMDLRQSMYNNEGQLTHTVNAIKVEMFQELGFSHFQSPTFTLYNQQQNWQLTANEATLYENNTLILEGDVVATNMDNTSMISHINAAHIRVDITNKKMLSEQPVVVSGPNLTITGQGLLADLKTDTIELNNHTRTIYYEK from the coding sequence ATGAGTCATTCACGTGCCTTGCTGCTCGTCGTTTTTCTAGCGGTCATGGTGTGGCTTTGGGCCCCCTACCTATCAAACGAGCAAGCAGCTCAAGATGATAGACAAGATGTCCTAGCGCAGCCTGACTACATTGCCATGGACTTAAGACAGTCGATGTACAACAATGAAGGACAGCTGACTCATACAGTAAATGCGATAAAAGTTGAAATGTTTCAGGAGCTTGGCTTCTCTCACTTTCAATCGCCGACATTCACCTTGTATAACCAGCAACAGAATTGGCAACTCACAGCAAATGAAGCAACGCTGTATGAAAACAATACCCTAATTTTGGAAGGGGATGTTGTTGCCACAAATATGGACAACACGAGCATGATTAGCCACATAAACGCTGCTCATATTCGTGTTGATATAACGAATAAAAAAATGCTTTCGGAACAACCCGTTGTTGTGTCTGGTCCAAATTTAACGATCACCGGCCAAGGTTTATTGGCGGATCTCAAAACCGACACAATTGAACTTAATAACCATACACGAACGATTTACTATGAAAAATAA
- a CDS encoding KpsF/GutQ family sugar-phosphate isomerase, with product MSETNFISSAQRVIDIERQAISEIKQYVDVNFDTACQTMFDCQGRIIVVGMGKSGHVGNKIAATLASTGTPAFFVHPGEASHGDLGMITKDDVVLLISNSGETSEILNIVPVIKRIGAYIIAMTGNAQSSMAKLANCHIQVTVSQEACPLGLAPTASTTATLVMGDALAVALLEARGFTADDFALSHPGGSLGRRLLLTLDDIMHKETQVPRVELNQTVTAALFEISAKGLGMTSVVDGFGRMVGIFTDGDLRRIIEQRIDIHSTTIENVMTRKCTTANPEMLAAEALNIMERKRINGLIVVDSQNRPIGALNMQDLLKAGVL from the coding sequence ATGTCAGAAACCAACTTTATCTCAAGTGCACAACGCGTCATCGATATCGAACGACAAGCTATCTCGGAAATAAAACAGTATGTTGATGTCAACTTCGACACGGCATGCCAAACCATGTTTGATTGCCAAGGCAGGATCATTGTCGTCGGAATGGGAAAATCCGGTCATGTAGGTAATAAAATTGCTGCTACGCTTGCGTCAACGGGTACACCCGCTTTCTTTGTACACCCTGGTGAAGCGAGTCATGGCGACTTAGGCATGATCACTAAAGACGATGTTGTTTTGCTTATTTCCAACTCAGGAGAAACTAGCGAAATCCTCAACATAGTTCCTGTCATAAAACGAATAGGTGCATACATTATCGCTATGACAGGGAATGCCCAATCTTCGATGGCTAAGCTTGCTAATTGTCATATCCAAGTCACCGTTTCTCAAGAGGCGTGCCCATTAGGGCTCGCGCCTACTGCAAGTACAACCGCGACCCTCGTCATGGGCGACGCACTAGCCGTCGCTCTGCTCGAAGCAAGAGGTTTTACCGCGGATGATTTTGCGCTGTCACACCCTGGTGGAAGTCTGGGCCGCCGTTTACTTCTTACACTTGATGACATCATGCATAAAGAAACTCAGGTACCAAGAGTTGAACTTAATCAAACGGTCACAGCTGCCCTTTTTGAAATTTCAGCTAAAGGCCTCGGCATGACCTCTGTCGTCGATGGTTTTGGCCGCATGGTTGGGATTTTCACTGACGGCGATCTACGTCGTATTATTGAACAACGCATTGACATCCATTCGACCACGATTGAAAACGTCATGACACGAAAATGCACCACCGCGAATCCAGAAATGCTCGCTGCCGAAGCGCTAAATATCATGGAAAGAAAACGCATTAACGGTCTTATTGTCGTTGATAGTCAAAACCGTCCAATTGGTGCACTTAATATGCAAGATTTACTCAAAGCGGGAGTGCTTTAA